One Gimesia aquarii DNA segment encodes these proteins:
- a CDS encoding YybH family protein, which produces MKNQLALIVFFATSIIFANTVSAANQEKKAVRMAAKQFYAALNQMFTGDLDLMKNVWSHKEDVTYMGPDGGFHHGWKQVVADWEKQAAMKLGGTVMPQEMRITVGPELAIVSNYEIGKNKGPEGQIRNVKIRATSLFRKENGKWKMIGHHTDLLPFLMKKPQH; this is translated from the coding sequence ATGAAAAACCAACTTGCTCTGATCGTATTCTTTGCTACCAGTATCATCTTTGCGAATACCGTCTCTGCTGCGAATCAGGAAAAGAAAGCAGTACGCATGGCAGCAAAGCAATTCTATGCTGCCCTCAATCAGATGTTTACCGGAGACTTAGATCTTATGAAAAACGTATGGTCACACAAAGAGGATGTCACCTACATGGGACCCGATGGAGGCTTTCATCATGGCTGGAAACAGGTCGTAGCAGACTGGGAAAAACAAGCCGCGATGAAATTGGGGGGGACAGTCATGCCACAGGAAATGCGAATCACGGTTGGGCCTGAGTTGGCGATTGTCAGCAACTATGAAATCGGCAAAAACAAAGGACCAGAAGGACAGATACGAAACGTGAAAATTCGCGCGACAAGTTTGTTTCGTAAAGAGAACGGTAAATGGAAAATGATCGGACATCACACCGACCTGCTACCGTTTCTAATGAAAAAACCTCAGCACTAA
- a CDS encoding DUF58 domain-containing protein, producing the protein MMPRLSLLFLFATAIIPFALATFWPMAAQMGILICLGAFLLALIDLAITPSLLVIEVHRDVKEVLSVGTPNSVKLWFTNRGSVALKIEVHDEPPTPCHYTDLPFEIELFPNKHQYSIYHVEPHHRGDNRFRRVFLQMKSRLKLWTIYDERDIHQQVRIYPDIKSVHGVELLARRNRLAAAGVKLSRLRGRGTDFDRLRDYRREDELRSIDWKATSRHQQLISREYVVEKNQNIIFLLDCGRSMCNADQGVTHFDRALNAAILLSYVALRQGDSVSLLACSNKVERWVPPIRGAGSIQKLIRQVYDLEPIYEASDYQLMAEQLQVRYRKRSLVVVLTHALDEVHMSHLGDAIRLMRWPHLVLGAFLRNVPLQERMYSIPETDREAFQIAAAAEIVSTQSSQIAGLQQSGLLVLDTLPENLSVNLISRYLDIKARQLL; encoded by the coding sequence ATGATGCCACGTCTTTCACTTTTGTTTTTGTTCGCGACTGCCATCATCCCGTTTGCACTCGCAACGTTCTGGCCAATGGCGGCACAAATGGGTATTTTGATTTGTCTGGGAGCATTTCTGCTGGCATTGATCGACTTGGCCATCACGCCTTCGTTGCTGGTTATCGAAGTTCACAGAGACGTCAAAGAGGTGCTCAGTGTAGGCACTCCCAATAGTGTGAAACTCTGGTTTACGAATCGAGGCTCAGTTGCCTTGAAAATCGAGGTACACGATGAGCCGCCGACTCCCTGTCATTACACTGATCTGCCGTTTGAAATCGAATTGTTTCCGAATAAGCATCAATACAGCATCTATCATGTGGAACCACATCACCGAGGCGACAATCGGTTTCGCCGTGTGTTTCTACAAATGAAAAGTCGATTGAAACTATGGACGATTTATGATGAACGGGATATCCATCAGCAGGTCCGTATCTATCCGGATATCAAATCAGTGCATGGTGTCGAGCTATTAGCCCGCCGCAATCGATTGGCAGCGGCGGGAGTGAAACTTTCACGTTTAAGAGGCAGAGGTACCGATTTTGACCGTCTGCGGGATTACCGTCGAGAAGATGAGCTGCGTAGTATTGATTGGAAAGCCACTTCACGTCATCAGCAATTAATCAGTCGTGAATATGTCGTTGAAAAAAATCAGAACATCATTTTTTTGCTCGACTGTGGCCGATCAATGTGTAATGCCGATCAAGGTGTAACACACTTTGATCGCGCCTTAAACGCTGCTATTCTGTTGAGTTATGTGGCACTCCGACAAGGAGACTCCGTTTCACTTTTGGCCTGTTCCAATAAGGTCGAACGTTGGGTTCCTCCAATCAGAGGCGCTGGTTCGATTCAGAAGCTGATTAGGCAGGTTTACGACCTGGAGCCAATCTATGAAGCTTCAGATTATCAACTGATGGCAGAGCAACTCCAGGTGCGCTACCGTAAGCGTTCGCTGGTCGTGGTATTGACACACGCACTTGATGAAGTTCACATGAGTCATTTGGGCGATGCGATTCGACTTATGCGCTGGCCTCATCTGGTACTTGGGGCGTTTTTGAGAAATGTTCCTTTGCAGGAGCGCATGTATTCCATTCCAGAGACAGACCGAGAAGCATTCCAAATTGCGGCAGCCGCCGAGATCGTCTCGACACAATCCTCTCAGATCGCGGGACTGCAACAGTCTGGTTTACTGGTGCTCGATACATTACCCGAAAATCTATCGGTCAATCTCATCAGTCGCTACCTGGATATCAAAGCGCGTCAACTGCTTTAG